Genomic DNA from Porites lutea chromosome 4, jaPorLute2.1, whole genome shotgun sequence:
AAATATTCACGCCACATTCGTTTTTCTCTCATCCCATCTGGAATATCCTCATTGAATGCTTTTGTTTCCGAAAGTTATTGCTAGTAgtcaaatttatttctttttatcttcCTTCAGCCTTGATTTTAAAACATGTATCACCAGTCATTTTAGAATTAGTAATATTTTGTTCGCGAGCTATGATACCCTCGCGCGGCAAGATGGCTTGTCAATTTCTGCTTGAAATTTTGTTCGGATAATGAGCAGCAGCTTTTGAAAATGCAATTTGTTTCAGTTGGCCTCTTCTAACCCCATCTCTAAACCACCCAAGGAAGAAGTTCAGCTTCGATTATTTATGCCTTGGAGATGATAAAAGTTTAGGTCGCGAATCATTTTTGCGAACTATCAACAGTTGAGAATTTTCTCTCGCGCTTATTGGAGTCAACTTCTGTTCTTTTACATTATCGTAGCTTAACTTGTATATTCTTACAGAGCTTGCCTTTCTCGATCTTTTAGCTACCTCACGGATTTAGATCGAATAGCCAAGCCCGACTATCTCCCTACAGAACAGGATGTTCTTCGAGCAAGAGCCCCTACCTCGGGGATCATCGAGTATCCGTTCGATCTCGAAACGATAATTTTTAGGTaaggtttattttcttttccacCATTTATACTGTTATTTGATCTCTAAGCAACGGCAACAGCAATCTTTTAGATTCTTGTTGGAGCTGATAAAGGGTCATATGGAATTAAATTTATTGCATGTTATGAGGGCTCTATTTTGCCCTTCAAATATGTCTTAAATGAGCAGGAAATTTCTCCCACACAGGATGTCAATGTAGTTTGCTTGCTTTTCTATGCATCTCATGGCTATGAATCTGCATAAATGTTGAATGGCAAAGTTTGTTTGCCATGAATATTTTGAACTGATCAGTTATCCTTGTATATTTTCCCATCTTTAACCCACTGGTCCATGGATGAATATGTTAACATGTTACAAAGTACCTCATCATTTCCCAAGTAACCCTtgacattttaaagttctttttaTCTTGTGATGAAAGACTGAAGTAATAGCTTGGATCTCTTTTGTAATCTTTTGACCTGTTTTAATATTAATAAAGTTCCTTTCCTTAAAAGTGATCTCCACATGTATTTTGGAAATTTGAGCTCTCCTGCTCCCCCAATCTTTACTCTTAGAATCACATTCAGctgaaagaaattgaaaatgaaatttgcaagtATATAACTATGTTAAATGCTTTGCAGAATGGTTGATGTAGGAGGGCAAAGATCAGAAAGGAGAAAATGGATTCACTGCTTCGAAAATGTGACGTCGATTATGTTCCTTGTTGCGCTCAGTGAATATGACCAGGTTCTCGTTGAATCTGCCAATGAGGTAAGCATTTACTTTGCCATTTTATGGTGCTATGCACTCGACTATCCTCACTAGGGTAATATCAACAACTGTCTTATAAGGTTGAGGGTGTAAAGGATACGCCTGTGCTTTGTTTAATGTTTTGCTGATACAGCTGAATTATAAAATGAATGAGGAAATGTGCTAGTTGTGTTGCCTGCAAACAAGAATAAATAGAATGGTGTAGGGTTATCAATTTTACTGCATTGATAGTCTGCCTTTACGGTAGTATTTTTGGCATTGTCAGAGTGAGCTTTTATTAACCAGCTGATAGTGTGAAATTGAGTCTGAGAAAAATGCTATTACGTTTTTCAAAGTCGCCTTTTGGTGACCTAGATTGTTATTAAATGGTCACCAGTATAAAGTATTTGTGGCTGGAATATTCAGACAAACAGACAAATTAGGACACAGTGTGCAGGACTAGGACTTGTGCAACTGCATGCTGGCTATTTTTCTTCACGCCCCTTCCATTTCTAGTTAAAGAGTTAAAGGGAGTAGGATTTTTCAGggcttgaaattaaaaaaattccaactgGAGAAATAGTGgccagatgcaaattttttttggtcGCCAGTTTGTACAATGTAAATGACGCAGCTCATAGTGTGGCACGATCCGTCAGATTTGATTGTTTGAGAATATCACGGACAGAAGTCAgtataaatttggaggtaaactggctttgtttatgcaATGTGGCACATTTTTTTCACGAAAGCAAAGCAAGATAAGGTGAAAACTTAGTTTTTACTTTAAATCTAAATCATAGAGAAATCTGGTCGCCAAAGTGGTgactaaaccagaatttttatTCACCAAGGAGCAAATGGTAGTCACATTGGTGACCATATCAGTTGCAATCTCGAGCCCTGTTTTTGCATGCCAATTACTCTAATTTGCATTCAGTCCAACCACCCCTCATTAGCAACCAGCCCTTTTTAATCACTAGTCTACATGGTGGGTGTTTAAAAGGAAAGGGGGAGTGGATTCCAGTTGTGCGAGAGGTGTGAAAGGTGCGCAAGGGGGAGGGTAGGGAACACCTGTCTTCTTCATTTTTCACGTTTACCAGAGACTTGTAAAAATCATGATTGGTCAGAGTTCTAAACATGTCAATCACAGCCTTAGTACCTTAATATGATTGGCTGAAATCAACGTCATTCAGTAGTCATAAGATATGGTGAGTGAAGTGGGAAGagatttcaagtttgtcttACCGCAATTTGTTGTGAGAAATAGAAACTGGAGGTACTGAGGACATTAAGTTCAGCTTGAAAGGAGAGTAGAAGGAAGCAGTTAAACAACTGTATGAAACAAAAGACCAGTTGGCAGATGAGTTTTACCCACTTGTTGTTTTAACGgctaaaagaaaaggaaatcatGCTGCCTGTGTACTAGTTATCTGCTGTTTGACCAGCATTAACAACCACCAGATTGTTGACAACGAAGCGATCTAATCCTCAGTGATTTTCAGGTTTAGGACTTATTCTTGCTGGTAATAAAACCTGTGGGAACTTCCTTTTATTCCAGCTCTCTGTCAGATCCTGGAAGTTCTGCTCTTCGACACTTGCAGCGTTCTTTTGTATGCTCCTCTGGGTCCAAGGTGTTCCAATAGGAATTCAAAGAGTTAacaaagtgttttaatttttgtcgGACAAACATTGCATATAAGCTGTAAAAAGCCTAGTTTTCCAGCCCAATTCCTTCAGCAACAGCTTGAAAAAATCATTTCTgcattttctattgcttaaatttaAGCTAGTTTCACAAACTAAGCACGTGTTATTGCCTTTTTTATTCCTTCATTGGACAACCGCGGTTGgaccttcttcttttctttgagtacttgttttaagaaaacgaaagaaaaattgTGCGAGAAATACGATTAGGGAACATGCATTGCTCCCAGATTTATTTGACAGCTAGACTTGCACACAGTTGTGTTGTATTTTGCATACATAATTAGTCAGCGGGATGGTAAAAATTGGTGTCTTTGCATGTGTTCCACTCCTTCTTTCTCCCTCTCGTGCGATCTTGTGCCCATATTTTCTCCCCCTTCCCTTCTGaatgcctgccacgcaggctaacaaAACACCAGTCATAGTGCCATAGCTGAAACCTATTGTAAATGACCACCTCTGGGTATGcggaatataaaaaaaaaacatttagagACAACCTAGAATTACAGATAACTTAGAAATTACATGCAGTAAATTCTCCTCCAAAAAGGAGATAAGTCAGGACCTCTTCATGAAAAAAGACATCACGTCTTATACATGTTAAGGCATGGGTCACCtcataatttgcataatttggcCAAGTGGCAATTGAAACGGATTGTTTTGATCAGTCCTCACGAAACTTGGCAAACAGTTTTAGCTTGGTGGCCTTAACAATATGTGACCTATTCATTGTTGAAATATTAGTCATGTGACCTGCAAATGATTGTTAATgttcaaatttttcaaattaaaacgggggaaaggaaatgaaagagcAGCAAATATTCTTAGGCAACAGTGTTTTTCCTGTGGCCTGGATATTATGAAATGGCCCTGCATGCATGCCTAAGTGCTGCAAGGATtacgaaataaagaaaaacaggtcacgtgacttataAAAGACTTTTATAACTCTTAGTAAAAATGCTTTAATCCACCGTGCAAGGCTAATTGACAATCCAGACAGTTTCGCTGACAATTTGATGACAAGTATTTTTAGGCTGAATTTTAACAACCTTGCCCCGTTTGAGAAAACaggttttgtgacgtcatggtTTAAGGAGATGTCTTATCATATCCTTGTGGAACCCTTTTCTTGGATCCTTCTACGTCATTAAAAAGGATCTTTGCATTCTTTATGGGAGGCctttttagcatttcaacccatGCCATAACTTGCCTGAGGTGGTTTGattcttgtaagtgaccacAAAATCTTTGCATTTGGAGTGGTCACTTGCCagggggttttactgtatttcgCTTGTATGTCGTTAGGCACTAATCACTCGCTGTACTCTTGTTGTCTTTTTAGAATCGAATGGAGGAAAGCAAGGCATTATTTCGTACTATTATCACGTATCCCTGGTTTCAGAACTCTTCCAtcatattatttttaaacaaaaaggaTTTGTTGGAGGAGAAAATTATGTTTTCACATTTGGTGGAATATTTCCCAGAGTTTGATGGTGAGTTCTATTTATCTTTGAGCAGTAGCTTCTTAGCAGGGTGTTATTTGAACCCCTTCACCATCACGCCAGGTTGTgtagtgaaaacaaaaagtgTCTGTAACATTATGTGCCGGTTTTCTAGTGAAACGAAGCAACTATCTTTGTCAGGGAATTACTGGGCCCTACTTTCCATCCATGGGAAAACTAATTCATTCAAGTGAAAGCAGATGCTTTGGAAACAAAATTGTGGCCTGTTTCGAGTTCAACGATCTGAAAGATAAAGAAAGCGGTTTTTTTTGCGTCTGTGAACAACAACCAGAGGGAAAGGCAattttcaaaagtaaattttgtcaaGAATTGGGAGAGATGAAAGAAAATATCTTCCCAAAAGTACAATTGATAACTCCTATAGCTGTAGAAGACATTTGAAGACGGCTGTTAACcataaacaacaaaatatgCTCTTGAATACTACAGCGATGCCTTAAAGACAAATTTAAAGTTGTGCATTATGATAGTTTTGGAGAATATATTCAGTAATATAAATATCACTGTTTTGGTTCCTTTGTTTGCTGTAAGATTGTCTTTGTAATGatgtatttttaataattattgcacGAGGTTTGCAGTACATGCAAGATTCAGTTAAAAACATTGTTCTATCCAAGCTGCTGTTGTCCAAGGCACTTTTTTTTTGGGATAGCTGCTGGCAAGAGGGTTACTACTATAAAATTATGGTTTATATGTAGAATGAAATTCCAAAATATTTGGGTAAAGGTATCAATTATTAAAACAGACATCAGATCATAACAGGTAAAACAACCCTAGGTTTATTAGTAATAAGATTGTGTTTTCCAGGGAATATCTTCAGAAGGTATGTTTTGGTTTACCAGTCAAGTTGAGCATAGTAGGTGCTCATTTTGGCTGGTGCAAGATAACAGTCTTATTAAATGGGGCTGTGTCATGGCTGTCTTGTTCATCTGCCACTAGAGAAGAAATAAcctgtaaatgacaaaatcactgctTCTTGTCCAACAAATATGCCCCCCCAAGCATTATATGAAAGGTGTGTTCCTTACGATGAATCCAATTGGACCTGGATCTTAAAATGGATTTTGTGTTCCCTTTTGCAAATCCAAATCCAGGTTTTTGATCTGGTGAGTccttttcaaaaaggattcgttggatttgaaatccaaagaatccaaatccagattaaTGGATTAGTGATCTACACTGTACTCTGCTCCATTTACGATGGAGTCAGaattagtcagatgatccagcggTATTTCCTATTGAAGTGTGTCCTTAGCCTGGGTTACAGATGATTACTTCGAGTTGTCTTTACTCCCTCAATAACATCTGAATCGACCTGCTGTTAATGCTGTCCACTAACGTCACAActcctttttttaattcatgcaaaaagtaaaacacgattttcaattggcaaacaaagaaatgttGTCTCGAAATGTCCACATGTTATGGCAGAAttgcttttctctttttgaccATAATTCATGTGTTATGTTCAAActgtcaactgcatgcagtactctAGACGACTGAACTGGAATTCAGTAATAAAACTCGAATGCAATCACACCATGAAATAAATATACACACGGAACActtcaaaaacacaacaatttgctttaattgaaaaaagttgttaacgaagaagaaagaaaaaaaaaggaaacaaaagctAACAAAATCATTACTCTTGATGGTGGAAAAGGCGAGAAAGTCGAAGTAAAACTTAACTGTTAGGCCAACCCACAATTGCAATCTGTTTTAATGTTCGTCAAGTTTATCCATCTCTGCCTTCTTTTGTACATGCTTTGTTCTTTATGCCAGTTAATAATTATTTGGAGTGGTTATTACTACGTTTCACtgaatttggtggcagttcctaCTGTTAgttttttgataattttgtgacacagctcctttaagggGAATGTGCTCTAGATAAAGTGGAACATCGCTTTGcagacacccgcttaatatggacaccttttTATTACAGACAGTTCTCTTTGTCCTTGGGAAAAGTCCGaaacattttctctaaattcaacccgcttaatgcGGTCGCCTGTTAATGCAGACAACAGGCACCTGTATCTAATTTGCCCAATGGATAGATTCTCATAGAAAGTTAACCTCACTAATGCGGACACTTTGTTGTAATGGACTTTTCCTTCTTGAAGGTCAAAAAATCTTCAGTTGACATGTCGATGTTCCCAGCGCTATAGTACAGTGCCCGAAATTAACTTTTGGGTCTGGTCTTCCTCAGGACCAGTGggattaaaatttactggtccAACGACAAAACTACTGATCACTCTtatcattttcaaataatttaataaatgaAACTGCAATTTAATAAACACAAccgtagtatttttttttaaccctgtACATAGCTACCAAAGCAAGTGTCTTACAGTATGAGTTCTCAGTTCTCATGTGCTTTCAAGCTgtctgtttgcaaattattcgTTCCGATCCTCAGGTTCGATGGAAGTATTGTGTGTTTTTCCTATTCAGGAATTTTGTATTCCCTAGAAAACTCTCAGaacgttttgttttcctttccatGAAACCTCACTGTTTGTCTTTATCCTTCCATGCCTCCAGGAacttgtgtttcttttttgtcggAGCAGGCGTTTCAGATGCTgtgttaatttctttatcatctGTTGATTGCTTTCCTTCAAAGAAGGACTACAGTGAGCCTTGCACTTGTTTCCCTTTTGACTTAATTTGGCTCACGTTTTAATtcaccaaaggaaaatagaCACAGACCTTCGAAACGAAAAGCTGCCATCTTGTATCCTGCAGTGCATTTTGTTTCAAGTAGAACCCAGACTTTCATTtgtttcaaggtttttaaaaCGTATTGGtatgatacaaaaaaaaattacatgtatttctCAGATAGTAATAACTTTACTTGTCCAGAGGACTAGTGGGGAAGAAAAATACTCATTTTCAGAATTCTTTACTTGTTTTGGACGAGTGGACAAGCGTTAAGTTCGAGCACTGGATACGATGATTTTATATGCCAATTTCAGGCTGTTTTCAGCCAACGCACTAGTTATGCATAGAATGGTTTTCCTTAAGTAGTAATAAGTGAGTGTTCTTTTTTAGTGTTCCCGGGCAATTAGTCAACTGAATGATGACTTTGTGGTAGTTAGATATGTTAAGTTTGACCATGCTGATTTCCTCTTTTATTACTTTAGTATGTTGTTCtaataaaaagtgttttttgacatttttgacatCAATAACATGACGCTCTTGATACgaacactttctatggccccttcagtgtccatgttaacagggtttgactgtattgaCCCTTAAAGTCTCAAGatccacatgcaaattctcgagactaatctccatacatttcccaTAGAacaagttgagagaatttgttttaagatcaaagcattctccctCTGAAAATCAATTTAGAAATTCTCTTCACCATTAcccttgatgatctgctgatgttgttgggagaaaattgatgttggtcactcttgggacctaaaggaTTAAGCATTGGTGTGCCAAGGTGTTCAGTTTTTGTAGAGATTTTGTAATGTCAAATATCAatgtgatttgtatgaaatttcTTTGCAGGGCCCCAGTGTGATGCCCAGGCAGCTCGTGAGTTCATCCTTAAAATGTTTGTTGACCTGAATCCAGACTCAGATAAGATAATCTACTCTCACTTCACGTGTGCCACAGATACAGAAAATATCCGGTTTGTATTTGCGGCAGTGAAGGACACAATACTCCAGTTAAACTTAAAAGAGTATAATCTAGTTTGAATAGAGTTGGTCCGACAGAGATGTTATTATCTGTATTAAGAAACAATGGCAGGCAGGCTGTTAGAGATTCAATTAGGGGATGGAAACTGTAGAAGATTACAAAAGTGGTTGAAAGAGATTTCTTTATTTAAGATCGCTTGTCTTCAACTGATTCTAGTAACTTGCTTTTGTGTACAAAATTCCCCAAGAGCAAGAGTTTCTGTGTGCGAATATAGCTAGTATTCAAGTTATGAGACAAGTGCGGCActgtgaatttttttccagTATGGTTCAACACAGTTGAATGTCGTGTATTTTAAGAGTATGAAATGAAGTGACTGGAAATATTTTCCAAGTGTTAGATATAGCTAGAATATGtcataaatggaaaaaaatattagTTTTGTTTATGCAGTTTGCTCCCCGCTCCCCTGTTGTTGCGACTTTCAGCTAAAAAGTATGTATTTCCTGAAAGCGAGATCAAAATTCTCATTTACCCAGTCTTGCAAAAATTTTGTATTAATTGGctttaggaaaaaaaatgttttgtgttcTTTTGCTTATCTTTCATTCCTTTTGCAAAGAGATGCTTTGTAAAatgttatttacagtgctgtcTTGCGGAGATAACAGTAACAGCAGCTACTTGACTGCCTTCAATTGGCCATAAACAAAATGTATATGATATTGATAACTTATCTTTACTGCAGCTAGTGACATGTAGTTTCTTGTTATTTCTTCTGTTCTGGGTATGCTGGCTTCAGCCTGGACTGTTTGTTGTGTTGAGTGCATTATcgttatttttacatttttgttttcgGCATACACTGGCACATTGTTTTCAGCAAGATGTGCTGAAATGTGTAGTGTTCACTGTAAATCATGTATAATCTATAAAAAGCTTATATTACTTAATTAGAATAGGGATTAGGATTTCTTGTATCCAAGTC
This window encodes:
- the LOC140933565 gene encoding guanine nucleotide-binding protein G(q) subunit alpha-like — encoded protein: MTCCLSEEQREIRRINAEIEKQLRQDKKNQRRELKLLLLGTGESGKSTFIKQMRIIHGQGYNEEDKRSYIPLVYQNIITAMHSLTTAMESLNIPYKDPSNKENAKYIREIDPKNVTTFENSYYEATKSLWCDQGMQECYDRRREYQLSDSAKYYLTDLDRIAKPDYLPTEQDVLRARAPTSGIIEYPFDLETIIFRMVDVGGQRSERRKWIHCFENVTSIMFLVALSEYDQVLVESANENRMEESKALFRTIITYPWFQNSSIILFLNKKDLLEEKIMFSHLVEYFPEFDGPQCDAQAAREFILKMFVDLNPDSDKIIYSHFTCATDTENIRFVFAAVKDTILQLNLKEYNLV